A region of uncultured Desulfobacter sp. DNA encodes the following proteins:
- a CDS encoding crossover junction endodeoxyribonuclease RuvC has product MKVVGIDPGLAGTGIGVIEGQGRYIAGYSYGSICTGVDESTPVRLEQIYRKTKSFLLEQRPDLVVIEDIYSLEKYPGSGIMLGKVSGVLILAAFKAGVQIREVAVREVKKVISGNGSADKSQVERAVRHLLNHQEPIRPFHASDALGLALTGLFRYGK; this is encoded by the coding sequence ATGAAAGTTGTAGGCATTGACCCCGGCCTTGCCGGAACCGGTATCGGGGTCATTGAGGGGCAGGGTCGATATATTGCCGGATATTCTTATGGCAGCATCTGCACAGGTGTCGATGAATCCACGCCGGTCCGGCTGGAACAAATTTATCGTAAAACAAAATCTTTTTTACTTGAGCAACGGCCAGACCTTGTCGTTATTGAAGATATCTACTCCCTTGAAAAATATCCGGGATCAGGTATTATGTTGGGCAAAGTCTCAGGTGTACTGATTTTAGCGGCCTTCAAGGCGGGTGTACAGATTCGTGAGGTGGCGGTCAGGGAAGTTAAAAAGGTGATTTCAGGTAACGGCAGTGCAGATAAGTCTCAGGTGGAACGTGCTGTGCGCCATTTATTAAATCACCAGGAACCCATTCGTCCTTTTCACGCATCGGATGCGTTGGGACTGGCATTGACCGGGCTTTTTAGGTATGGGAAATGA
- the ruvA gene encoding Holliday junction branch migration protein RuvA, producing MIAYLEGKILRKEADGIILLVGHIGYEILLDTITQARCMEKSQANETIELYIYYHVTERQPKPVLIGFLTPDDKEFFQLFITVAAIGPMKAIKALTKPVAQVARAIEDRDTNFLSKLTGIGKRTAEKIVATLNGKVIAFAAAKRSDEGDGAADQQDFVPEEKQTMVRQVTEVLTEQLGHSVSSARRMIQQALENNPGISTPEDLFDEIYQETR from the coding sequence ATGATCGCTTATCTTGAGGGAAAAATTCTTCGCAAAGAGGCTGACGGAATTATCCTGCTGGTGGGGCATATCGGTTATGAAATCCTTTTGGACACCATTACCCAGGCCAGGTGCATGGAAAAATCCCAGGCCAATGAAACCATAGAGTTGTATATTTATTACCATGTCACAGAGCGGCAGCCTAAGCCCGTGCTCATCGGGTTCCTGACTCCGGATGACAAAGAGTTCTTTCAGTTGTTCATCACTGTGGCTGCCATCGGACCCATGAAGGCAATAAAGGCTTTGACAAAGCCGGTGGCCCAGGTTGCCAGGGCCATTGAAGATCGTGACACTAATTTTTTGTCGAAGTTGACAGGTATTGGAAAAAGAACTGCGGAAAAAATTGTGGCCACTTTGAACGGAAAAGTTATCGCTTTTGCTGCGGCCAAAAGGTCTGATGAAGGTGATGGAGCCGCTGACCAACAGGATTTTGTGCCCGAAGAAAAACAGACCATGGTCAGACAGGTGACGGAGGTTCTTACTGAGCAATTGGGACATTCAGTATCCTCGGCAAGAAGAATGATTCAACAGGCCCTTGAAAATAATCCAGGCATTAGTACCCCCGAAGATTTGTTTGACGAAATTTATCAGGAGACCAGATGA
- the ruvB gene encoding Holliday junction branch migration DNA helicase RuvB, giving the protein MTAAGDILSYNSDKKGVVSEKEKIEDRSQEIVSLRPRCFDDYVGQAAAVETLKIAIKAAKMRREPLEHVLLHGPPGLGKTTVSHIIANEMGKDLTVTSGPTLEKGGDLVGILTNLGEGEILFVDEIHRIPKVVEEFLYPAMEDFAVDFVFDKGIHARSHRYRLKQFVLIGATTRVGLLSAPLRDRFGIFRTLDFYCVEELTIIIQRSAQLLKTRITDDGAVALAKRSRGTPRIANRLLKRVRDYAMVRHQGLMTEKGVREALDLEGIDDLGLTPLDRNYLETIIRFYNGGPVGIEAIAATLQEETDTLVDVVEPYLLKIGLVLRTSSGRKASEDAYRHLNVEKRG; this is encoded by the coding sequence ATGACGGCTGCAGGGGATATTTTAAGCTATAATTCAGATAAAAAGGGCGTAGTTTCAGAAAAAGAAAAAATTGAAGATCGTTCCCAGGAAATTGTTTCTCTGCGCCCCAGGTGCTTTGACGATTATGTGGGACAGGCCGCCGCCGTGGAAACACTAAAGATTGCCATAAAGGCGGCAAAGATGCGCCGGGAACCTTTGGAACATGTCCTGTTGCACGGCCCTCCCGGGCTTGGAAAAACTACGGTGTCCCACATTATTGCCAATGAAATGGGAAAAGACCTCACTGTAACTTCCGGTCCAACCCTGGAAAAAGGCGGAGACCTTGTGGGTATTTTGACCAATTTAGGAGAGGGTGAAATCCTTTTTGTGGACGAAATTCACAGAATTCCAAAGGTGGTGGAGGAATTTCTTTATCCTGCCATGGAAGATTTTGCCGTGGATTTTGTTTTTGACAAGGGAATCCATGCCAGAAGTCACAGATACCGTTTAAAGCAGTTTGTACTTATCGGAGCCACCACCCGGGTCGGGCTTTTATCTGCACCGTTACGGGATCGCTTTGGCATATTTCGTACTCTTGATTTTTACTGTGTGGAGGAGTTGACCATAATTATTCAACGGTCAGCCCAGCTTTTGAAGACCAGGATCACCGATGACGGGGCTGTGGCGCTTGCAAAAAGATCACGGGGAACCCCCAGAATAGCCAACAGGCTTTTAAAAAGGGTCCGGGATTATGCAATGGTCAGGCACCAGGGGCTTATGACGGAAAAAGGCGTTCGGGAGGCTTTGGATCTTGAGGGTATTGATGACCTGGGACTGACTCCTTTGGACCGTAATTATCTTGAGACAATTATCCGGTTTTATAACGGAGGCCCTGTGGGCATAGAAGCCATCGCCGCTACCCTACAGGAGGAGACTGACACCCTGGTGGATGTGGTGGAACCTTATTTGTTAAAAATAGGCCTTGTGCTGCGAACGTCCAGCGGCAGAAAAGCCTCGGAAGATGCATACCGGCATTTGAATGTGGAAAAAAGAGGGTAA
- a CDS encoding L,D-transpeptidase family protein has translation MISKTKPTLPMGIMILSVWLLWICPGAALGASVPGALIRIPENENVIIVEKKSQMLYVYSEKTGLESPVFQCPCSTGANPGPKTQAGDKRTPEGVYFLKGEFEDRYLTPVYGEKAFTSDYPNFLDLRLGKQGSSIWIHGTDKALKPMDSNGCVALENKNIIALSDYIHLDATPLIIVEQIEYTSIDKLTQSREKIARFLEQWSRALTSQSYHAYLSYYDSSYLPDMSWWETWLSLRGKALVKHPEGYDIVLENTGVYAQGGVTVVLCDMSLSPKNGNKIYLGKRQFFIGQKGGSSLIQGELFQTKAKAFDTGEPPLIAASRMLFQDQSADKQVVQTVQEWMAAWSSKNMDKYAQFYTGDFVCDGMGKTAWVKRKKKLARKYEYILVTGKNFKALPTEDGYVVSFVQYYESSGFSTHGKKKLKLVKRDGEWKIFRENWKGK, from the coding sequence ATGATCAGTAAAACGAAACCAACACTCCCCATGGGTATAATGATTTTATCTGTCTGGCTGTTATGGATCTGCCCGGGGGCAGCCCTTGGGGCATCTGTCCCGGGGGCTTTAATCCGGATACCTGAAAATGAAAATGTCATCATAGTAGAGAAAAAAAGCCAGATGCTTTATGTCTATTCTGAAAAAACAGGGCTTGAAAGTCCGGTATTTCAGTGTCCCTGTTCCACCGGTGCAAATCCGGGGCCCAAAACCCAGGCCGGAGATAAAAGAACCCCGGAAGGCGTGTACTTTTTAAAAGGAGAGTTTGAGGATCGTTATCTGACACCCGTATATGGGGAAAAAGCATTTACGTCAGACTATCCCAATTTTCTGGATCTGCGCCTTGGCAAGCAGGGGTCTTCCATATGGATTCATGGAACAGACAAGGCGTTGAAGCCCATGGATTCAAATGGTTGCGTTGCCCTGGAAAATAAAAACATTATTGCCTTGTCCGATTACATTCACCTGGATGCCACGCCTTTGATTATCGTTGAGCAGATAGAATATACATCAATTGATAAGCTGACACAGAGCCGGGAAAAGATTGCCAGGTTTCTTGAGCAATGGTCCAGGGCATTGACTTCACAAAGTTATCATGCATATTTATCGTATTATGACTCCTCCTATCTTCCGGATATGTCATGGTGGGAAACCTGGCTCAGTCTCAGGGGGAAAGCCTTGGTAAAACATCCTGAAGGGTATGACATTGTTCTGGAAAATACAGGTGTCTATGCACAGGGTGGCGTTACTGTCGTACTCTGTGACATGAGTCTATCCCCAAAAAACGGTAACAAAATATATCTTGGTAAACGACAGTTTTTCATAGGTCAGAAAGGTGGTTCCTCCCTTATCCAGGGGGAACTTTTCCAGACAAAAGCCAAAGCCTTTGACACCGGTGAACCACCTCTTATAGCGGCTTCAAGGATGCTTTTTCAGGATCAGTCTGCAGATAAACAGGTGGTCCAAACCGTTCAAGAGTGGATGGCTGCATGGTCATCAAAAAACATGGATAAGTATGCTCAATTTTATACCGGCGATTTTGTTTGTGATGGAATGGGAAAAACTGCATGGGTGAAACGGAAAAAAAAACTTGCCCGGAAATATGAGTATATTCTAGTTACAGGTAAAAATTTCAAGGCCTTGCCCACTGAAGACGGGTATGTGGTCAGCTTTGTCCAATACTATGAGTCCAGTGGATTTTCAACCCATGGAAAAAAGAAGCTTAAACTTGTTAAGCGGGATGGAGAATGGAAGATATTTCGAGAGAACTGGAAAGGGAAATAG
- a CDS encoding polymer-forming cytoskeletal protein, protein MRKNTKNLSIIDKELKIDGSIESCGKLIIKGHVTGTIEGDVVIIAQDGEVHSTLTKVSSLTIGGNFEGELIASKELIILSTGFCAGKVVCQDLIVENGGVLNADVSCKTSSKMEPPKKEKLFFSGGGKSRQKEEKQIEL, encoded by the coding sequence GTGAGAAAAAATACAAAAAATTTAAGTATCATTGATAAGGAACTCAAGATTGACGGCTCCATCGAAAGTTGCGGAAAATTGATAATCAAAGGGCATGTAACGGGTACAATTGAAGGCGATGTTGTCATTATTGCCCAGGACGGTGAGGTCCACTCAACTTTGACAAAGGTATCCAGTTTGACCATTGGGGGCAATTTTGAGGGAGAGTTGATTGCCTCCAAGGAATTGATCATTCTGTCAACAGGTTTCTGTGCCGGAAAAGTTGTATGCCAGGATCTGATAGTGGAGAACGGTGGCGTGCTTAATGCCGACGTTTCCTGTAAGACATCCAGCAAAATGGAGCCGCCCAAGAAAGAAAAATTGTTTTTTTCAGGAGGCGGAAAATCAAGGCAGAAAGAAGAAAAACAGATAGAGTTATAA
- the rplM gene encoding 50S ribosomal protein L13 produces the protein MKKYTYSAKRSDNKENWCVIDAKDQVLGRLASQIAYRIRGKHNPLYTPHVDTGDWIIVVNADKVRLTGNKMGQKTYYRHSGYIGGITAQTVKEMLEKKPEDVLRKAVRGMLPKNRLGRKLGKKLFVYTGDQHPHAAQKPQVIEF, from the coding sequence TTGAAAAAATATACTTACAGTGCGAAAAGATCTGACAATAAAGAGAACTGGTGTGTGATTGATGCAAAAGACCAGGTGCTTGGGCGGCTTGCTTCCCAGATAGCGTATAGAATCCGGGGTAAGCATAATCCGCTGTACACCCCCCATGTGGATACAGGCGACTGGATTATTGTTGTCAATGCCGACAAGGTCCGTCTGACCGGCAATAAGATGGGACAGAAGACCTATTACCGTCATTCCGGTTATATCGGAGGGATTACAGCGCAGACGGTCAAAGAGATGCTTGAGAAAAAACCTGAAGATGTCCTGAGAAAGGCTGTTCGCGGAATGCTTCCGAAAAACAGGCTGGGTCGCAAGCTTGGGAAAAAATTGTTTGTTTATACAGGCGATCAGCACCCCCACGCTGCGCAGAAGCCTCAGGTCATCGAATTCTAA
- the rpsI gene encoding 30S ribosomal protein S9: MERANQFYATGKRKNSVAKVWLMPGTGKIVVNDRELDEYFDIPTNRNVLASPLVLTDKGDIFDIKITVMGGGQTGQAGAIRQGVSKALVLSDPDLRGVLKSAGFLTRDARQKERKKYGKKGARASFQFSKR, translated from the coding sequence ATGGAAAGAGCAAACCAATTTTACGCAACGGGCAAGCGGAAAAATTCTGTGGCCAAAGTGTGGCTTATGCCTGGTACAGGAAAAATTGTTGTTAATGACAGAGAGCTGGATGAATATTTTGACATTCCGACAAACAGGAATGTGTTGGCATCCCCTCTTGTTCTGACTGATAAGGGCGACATCTTTGATATTAAGATCACTGTAATGGGTGGTGGCCAGACTGGCCAGGCGGGTGCCATTCGTCAAGGCGTTTCTAAAGCCCTCGTTTTATCTGATCCTGATTTGCGTGGTGTGCTGAAATCCGCAGGCTTTCTGACAAGAGACGCAAGACAGAAAGAGCGTAAGAAATACGGTAAAAAGGGAGCGAGAGCAAGCTTCCAGTTCTCTAAGAGATAA
- a CDS encoding exonuclease domain-containing protein — translation MPDDFFSLLMQTFLFYDIETSGLNPAFDQVLTFACIRTDLFLNEISREEIVIRLRDDIVPSPAAFLTHRLDAKTLDAGISEYHAALKIHSILNTPQTTSIGYNSLGFDDEFLRFLFYRNLLDPYAHQFANGCGRMDMLPVTLIYYLFCTHALSWPVLENGLPTMKLEYLTRQNNFKTSGRSHEAMSDVESVVALAREFIKHGDIWTYVQSFFDKNADLKRINSLGDAKISKAYKMDMALMVSVSFGAEYGYMAPVVHVGGSFPYKNQSLWLRLDKEGLFEQVDDTQGIYDLNTIRKKPGDQLFILPVLDRFWERLSPASQKECVVNLDIIKQNRSSFNKAVDFHRNFKYPFVPDIDIDADLYQGGFFSFQDKKEIAVFHNTDDKKRYQVSQSFHSDRVRMLAQRILVRNFNVNPKNVSEFHGHLKGIWGKDSELCVKGYRQDIKRTCSGAFEELDGLTSKAEQARQEDLLAWLKSHIERLSLLFTDAS, via the coding sequence ATGCCGGATGATTTTTTTTCTTTGTTGATGCAGACATTTTTATTTTATGATATCGAGACATCCGGTCTGAACCCAGCCTTTGACCAGGTGTTGACCTTTGCGTGTATCCGTACGGATCTATTCTTGAATGAGATCAGCAGAGAAGAGATCGTCATTCGCCTTAGGGATGATATTGTGCCATCTCCAGCAGCATTTCTTACCCACAGACTTGATGCGAAAACACTTGATGCCGGTATCAGTGAATATCATGCCGCCTTAAAAATTCACTCCATTTTAAATACGCCCCAAACCACCAGCATAGGGTATAATTCCCTTGGATTTGATGACGAATTCCTGCGCTTTCTTTTTTACCGCAACCTTCTGGACCCCTATGCACATCAGTTTGCCAACGGATGTGGCCGGATGGATATGCTTCCGGTCACGTTGATATATTATCTTTTCTGCACCCATGCACTCTCCTGGCCTGTGTTGGAAAATGGGTTGCCAACCATGAAGCTTGAGTATTTAACCAGACAAAATAATTTTAAGACTTCGGGGCGGTCCCATGAAGCCATGAGTGATGTTGAGTCTGTAGTTGCTCTTGCCAGGGAATTTATAAAACACGGTGATATATGGACATATGTTCAAAGCTTTTTTGATAAAAATGCCGATTTAAAACGCATAAACAGTCTTGGCGATGCAAAAATATCTAAGGCCTACAAAATGGATATGGCGCTGATGGTATCTGTATCATTTGGTGCAGAGTACGGTTATATGGCACCTGTTGTCCATGTGGGCGGGTCGTTTCCCTATAAAAATCAGAGCTTGTGGCTTCGTCTTGATAAAGAGGGGTTGTTTGAACAGGTGGATGATACCCAAGGAATATATGATCTTAATACGATACGCAAAAAACCAGGTGACCAGCTGTTTATTTTGCCTGTCCTTGACCGTTTCTGGGAAAGACTTTCACCTGCGTCACAGAAAGAGTGTGTTGTGAATCTTGATATTATTAAACAAAATAGATCCAGTTTTAATAAAGCAGTTGATTTTCACCGAAATTTTAAATATCCCTTTGTGCCTGATATAGATATTGACGCTGATTTGTATCAGGGCGGTTTTTTTTCATTTCAAGATAAAAAAGAAATCGCAGTCTTTCATAATACAGATGATAAAAAGAGATATCAGGTATCCCAAAGCTTTCACAGTGACAGGGTGCGGATGCTGGCGCAACGAATCCTTGTGCGAAATTTTAATGTAAATCCCAAAAATGTGTCTGAATTTCATGGGCATTTAAAAGGGATTTGGGGGAAAGATTCGGAATTGTGTGTCAAAGGATACAGACAGGATATTAAACGAACTTGTTCCGGGGCATTTGAAGAGCTTGACGGGCTTACGTCTAAAGCTGAACAGGCCAGGCAGGAAGATCTTTTAGCCTGGCTTAAATCCCATATTGAAAGACTGTCACTCCTTTTTACTGATGCGTCTTAA
- a CDS encoding PilZ domain-containing protein gives MGFDVEKIFLPSVGVDLVLNINTDFPVSKSSIIYDADFKKQTITIAQPIIPVSPNTSFEQLHLTTLAHIDQRRLRVGIRCSLTQFINDYPMAGGTTAKAIVVRYQLPALETNIRSAFRLSMTNKYSVKAKLIYNNQEYQTPDDFKIKDISFSGLGLIILEKKDNPNTPLSELKRGTEMTMGLTLVDSDENGVTGTFPMKIQVARINKEYSETHTLIGLKITSIARDNEDVLNHFIHAAQIEELRRISKKE, from the coding sequence ATGGGCTTTGACGTCGAAAAAATATTTCTTCCTTCGGTGGGAGTAGATCTGGTATTAAACATAAATACCGATTTTCCGGTTTCAAAATCTTCCATTATTTATGATGCCGATTTCAAAAAACAGACTATTACTATCGCCCAGCCAATTATTCCGGTATCTCCAAACACCTCCTTTGAGCAACTTCACCTGACAACACTTGCCCACATAGATCAGCGCCGGTTACGAGTCGGCATTCGTTGCAGTCTGACCCAGTTTATTAACGACTATCCCATGGCTGGCGGCACCACGGCAAAAGCAATTGTGGTTCGATACCAATTGCCGGCGCTTGAAACCAACATACGGTCCGCGTTCAGGCTTTCCATGACGAACAAATACTCAGTAAAGGCCAAGCTGATTTATAACAACCAAGAATACCAGACTCCGGACGATTTCAAAATAAAAGACATCTCTTTTTCAGGCCTAGGCCTTATCATCCTCGAAAAAAAAGATAACCCCAACACGCCGTTGTCTGAACTAAAGCGCGGTACCGAAATGACTATGGGGCTTACTTTAGTAGACAGTGATGAAAATGGAGTGACAGGAACATTTCCCATGAAGATTCAGGTTGCCAGAATCAACAAGGAATACTCAGAAACCCACACATTGATTGGTTTAAAGATTACAAGTATTGCCCGTGACAACGAGGATGTGCTGAACCATTTCATCCACGCTGCCCAGATAGAGGAATTAAGACGCATCAGTAAAAAGGAGTGA
- a CDS encoding HU family DNA-binding protein encodes MNKGDLINKVSEVLSSKKDAQTAVDCMIQTITDALAANDSVTLVGFGTFKTAERKSRKGRNPQTGKEINIPARNVPKFVPGKALKDAVK; translated from the coding sequence ATGAACAAAGGCGATTTAATCAATAAGGTTTCAGAAGTTCTCAGCAGCAAAAAAGATGCTCAGACCGCCGTTGACTGCATGATTCAGACAATCACTGATGCACTGGCTGCCAATGACTCTGTTACCCTGGTGGGCTTTGGCACGTTTAAGACTGCTGAAAGAAAATCCAGAAAAGGCAGAAACCCCCAGACCGGGAAGGAGATTAATATCCCAGCTAGAAATGTACCCAAGTTCGTACCTGGAAAAGCACTTAAAGACGCTGTTAAATAA
- a CDS encoding chemotaxis protein CheX, with protein sequence MDVTLVNPFIEGTLHILNTTALVKVKPQPPFLKENTVHHGDISGLLTVEGDLEATVAISFTEKSILGIVSAMFGEEMTEINEEITDAVGEISNMVAGHVTTKIGELGKKVKVKFVKVVAGQGEEILHTQAGSHVICIPFRTTKGKVLLEVCYADQSS encoded by the coding sequence ATGGATGTAACGCTTGTCAATCCGTTCATTGAAGGGACTCTACACATTCTTAACACCACTGCCTTAGTGAAAGTAAAACCACAGCCGCCTTTTTTAAAAGAAAATACCGTTCATCATGGTGATATTTCAGGGCTTTTGACCGTTGAAGGAGATCTGGAAGCAACGGTTGCGATCTCTTTTACTGAAAAAAGTATATTAGGCATTGTCTCTGCCATGTTCGGTGAAGAAATGACTGAAATTAATGAAGAAATAACAGATGCTGTGGGGGAGATAAGTAACATGGTGGCAGGGCATGTTACTACAAAAATAGGTGAACTAGGAAAAAAAGTAAAAGTAAAATTCGTCAAGGTTGTGGCCGGTCAAGGTGAAGAAATTTTACATACCCAGGCCGGAAGTCATGTTATCTGTATTCCCTTTCGTACTACTAAGGGCAAGGTGTTACTTGAAGTTTGTTATGCAGATCAAAGCTCATGA
- a CDS encoding rhodanese-like domain-containing protein, which translates to MYFNQISVKGLGCLSYCIGCPAAKQMMVIDPKRDIQDYLDIAYQEGMRITHIVNTHLHADHISGDQELSAATGADIYINDSVEISYAHKGIEQGDVFILGNAKVEVLHTPGHTPNSISLVVTDTGRSDKPEIILTGDLLFVGDIGRPDLPGAEILDEQVENLYNSLYKTLAAYPDYLEVYPAHGEGSLCGRGMSAKKSSTLGYERSANHMLKFDSFEAFKQDIMSAFPARPKSFSYIISTNRKGANLLDACTLDRRLTPDQFQELMEDDTTLVMDTRDSAAYGGFHIPGSINIGFEKQLANWVGMVIDPGTELLLVVDNRDAYDRMLTELHRIGYDAVLGYLSGGINAWLMSGRPVDQLAQISPRQLQDRIGPDGPLILDVRTMSEWNNGHIEQAVHFPLTDILDHKKPQVDKNREIVLQCGSGYRSNIAAGFLKDQGFSNIKSLAGGVFAWYNANMPLV; encoded by the coding sequence ATGTATTTTAACCAGATTTCAGTCAAAGGCCTGGGGTGCCTGTCCTATTGTATCGGTTGCCCTGCGGCCAAACAGATGATGGTGATAGATCCCAAAAGAGATATTCAGGACTATCTGGATATTGCCTACCAGGAAGGAATGCGTATCACCCATATTGTCAATACCCATCTCCATGCAGACCATATTTCGGGAGACCAAGAATTGAGCGCGGCCACGGGAGCAGATATATATATTAATGACAGTGTGGAAATCAGTTATGCACACAAAGGCATTGAACAAGGTGATGTATTCATTCTTGGGAACGCAAAAGTGGAAGTGCTGCATACGCCTGGACACACACCCAATTCCATCTCCCTGGTGGTCACGGACACAGGACGTTCTGATAAACCGGAAATTATTTTGACCGGAGACCTTCTATTTGTAGGAGATATTGGACGACCAGACCTTCCCGGAGCCGAGATTCTGGACGAACAGGTTGAAAATCTTTACAACAGCCTGTACAAAACCCTTGCGGCCTACCCCGACTACCTTGAAGTCTATCCGGCCCATGGAGAAGGCTCTCTTTGCGGCAGGGGAATGAGTGCCAAAAAAAGCTCCACACTGGGATATGAACGCAGCGCCAATCACATGCTGAAGTTTGATTCTTTTGAGGCGTTTAAGCAGGATATCATGTCTGCCTTCCCGGCCCGGCCCAAAAGCTTTTCATATATCATATCAACGAATAGAAAAGGGGCAAACCTGCTGGATGCCTGCACCCTGGATAGAAGACTGACACCAGACCAGTTTCAGGAACTGATGGAAGATGACACAACTCTGGTCATGGACACCCGTGACAGTGCCGCATATGGCGGATTCCACATTCCGGGCAGTATCAACATCGGCTTTGAAAAACAGCTGGCCAACTGGGTGGGAATGGTCATAGACCCGGGCACTGAACTGCTGCTGGTGGTGGATAACCGGGATGCATATGACCGGATGCTCACAGAACTTCACCGTATAGGCTATGATGCTGTTCTGGGATATCTTTCAGGCGGCATAAATGCGTGGCTCATGAGTGGCAGACCCGTGGATCAACTGGCCCAAATTTCCCCCCGGCAACTCCAGGACAGAATCGGTCCGGATGGGCCTTTGATTTTGGATGTTCGCACCATGTCTGAGTGGAATAACGGCCACATCGAACAAGCTGTCCACTTTCCCCTAACCGACATTTTAGACCATAAAAAACCCCAAGTAGACAAAAACCGGGAAATTGTTCTGCAATGCGGCAGCGGGTACCGGTCGAATATCGCAGCAGGCTTTCTTAAAGACCAGGGCTTCAGCAATATAAAATCCCTGGCAGGCGGCGTATTTGCCTGGTACAACGCAAATATGCCATTGGTCTAA
- a CDS encoding peroxiredoxin, with protein MEQQNTGLPLLGDEFPQMNVVTTHGPMNLPNDMKGKWFVLFSHPADFTPVCTTEFAGFQSRANQFEKMGVKLIGMSVDQVFSHIKWIEWIKEKLNIEITFPVIAANDSIANKLGMLHPGKGTNTVRAVFVVDPESKLRLILYYPQEIGRNMDEIVRATKALITSDQNGVAMPANWPENELIKDRVIIPPPKSQKEAAQRLSQYDGYDWWFCHKAL; from the coding sequence ATGGAACAGCAAAACACAGGACTACCCCTTCTTGGAGATGAATTCCCGCAAATGAACGTAGTCACTACCCATGGCCCCATGAACTTACCCAACGACATGAAAGGAAAATGGTTTGTTCTTTTCAGCCATCCGGCGGATTTTACCCCGGTGTGCACCACGGAATTCGCAGGATTTCAGAGTCGTGCGAACCAGTTTGAAAAGATGGGGGTAAAGCTCATCGGCATGTCAGTGGATCAAGTGTTCAGCCACATTAAATGGATTGAATGGATCAAGGAAAAACTAAACATCGAAATCACATTTCCCGTCATTGCCGCCAACGACTCAATTGCAAACAAGTTAGGCATGCTCCACCCAGGCAAAGGGACCAATACTGTCAGAGCGGTATTTGTGGTTGACCCTGAAAGCAAGCTGCGCCTGATTCTATATTATCCCCAGGAAATAGGCAGAAATATGGATGAAATTGTACGGGCCACAAAGGCGTTGATCACATCAGACCAGAACGGGGTCGCCATGCCGGCCAACTGGCCTGAGAATGAATTGATCAAGGACCGGGTCATCATTCCTCCGCCCAAGTCACAAAAAGAGGCAGCCCAAAGGCTGAGTCAATATGATGGCTATGACTGGTGGTTTTGTCACAAAGCCCTATAA
- a CDS encoding DsrE family protein has protein sequence MTNNVVIALSCGTNDTNRATRAIHLATIAHKEGKNTYLFLLDEGVYLAKEGIITHVRAATGDVADDLLAYLQAHNVPILVCTPCANARQIKENDLIDGARMASAAEFINLSCDATVISL, from the coding sequence ATGACGAACAACGTTGTAATTGCATTATCCTGCGGTACTAATGATACCAATCGGGCTACAAGGGCTATTCATCTTGCGACCATCGCACATAAGGAGGGAAAAAATACCTACCTGTTCCTTCTGGACGAAGGGGTCTATCTGGCCAAAGAAGGTATCATTACTCATGTCCGGGCGGCCACCGGTGATGTGGCGGATGATCTTTTGGCATATCTTCAGGCCCATAACGTGCCGATTTTGGTCTGTACGCCCTGTGCCAATGCCCGGCAGATTAAAGAAAATGATCTTATTGATGGTGCACGCATGGCCTCGGCGGCAGAATTTATCAACCTGTCATGTGATGCCACTGTCATCAGCCTGTAA